The following proteins are encoded in a genomic region of Triticum dicoccoides isolate Atlit2015 ecotype Zavitan chromosome 1B, WEW_v2.0, whole genome shotgun sequence:
- the LOC119350791 gene encoding putative F-box/FBD/LRR-repeat protein At5g44950, translating into MAAEAGAPGYKLRKRKATAHEVPGSDAEGGGAGVDRISDLPDEVLGDIVSLLPTKEGGRTQVLASRWRRLWRTAPLNLDQRSFLRDEEGLDVIISRVLAAHQGPGRRFSAPVYHLAGDRADAWLRSPALNSLQELELCSFSHKLPRPPATVQLPPSAAFRFSDTLSVAVIGDCHLTGDIIQSLHFPKLQKLALQRVSISESSLHAMIAACPALECLLIQNSGGFSCVRINSIRLRSIGVSGHSNRTETKFKELIIENAPCLESLLTLGSCECRLISVISAPKLEVMGCLSTHYGITISFDSAPFDSTVIQRMRVDRLTTAVRTVKILAILMHSLSLDAVLGLMRCFPCLEKLYIESSGPGISNLRRRKHRTLIRSLDIPLKTIVWNYYRGIKSHVDLATFFVLNARVLELMTFEVNVEDFNEEFFAQHHKKLQVDSRASRGARIRFTTDWCYNYHMKLSVHDLGRADPFERTHPLQGDTTFELC; encoded by the exons ATGGCGGCGGAGGCAGGCGCTCCTGGTTATAAGTTAAGGAAGAGGAAAGCAACAGCACACGAGGTGCCCGGATCGGATGCAGAGGGAGGAGGCGCCGGCGTCGATCGCATCAGCGACCTCCCCGACGAGGTCCTCGGGGACATCGTCTCGCTCCTCCCCACCAAGGAAGGCGGCCGCACCCAGGTCCTCGCCTCCCGGTGGCGCCGCCTCTGGCGCACCGCCCCGCTCAACCTCGACCAGCGTTCCTTCTTACGCGACGAGGAGGGCCTCGATGTCATCATATCGCGCGTCCTCGCCGCCCACCAGGGCCCCGGCCGCCGCTTCTCCGCCCCCGTCTACCACCTCGCCGGCGACCGAGCGGATGCCTGGCTCCGGTCCCCCGCCCTCAACAGCCTCCAGGAGCTCGAGCTGTGCAGCTTCAGTCACAAGTTACCGCGTCCACCGGCAACGGTGCAGCTGCCGCCCTCGGCCGCCTTCCGCTTCTCTGACACGCTCTCTGTTGCCGTCATCGGAGATTGCCACCTTACCGGCGACATCATTCAATCGCTTCACTTCCCTAAGCTTCAGAAGCTCGCGCTTCAGAGGGTCAGCATATCTGAATCCTCGCTGCACGCCATGATTGCCGCTTGCCCTGCTCTGGAGTGCTTGCTTATTCAGAACAGTGGGGGCTTCAGTTGTGTCAGAATCAACTCCATTAGACTTAGAAGCATTGGTGTGAGCGGTCATAGCAATCGGACAGAGACCAAATTTAAGGAACTCATCATCGAGAATGCCCCTTGTCTCGAAAGCTTGCTCACACTTGGTTCATGCGAGTGCCGTCTTATATCGGTGATCTCCGCGCCTAAACTGGAGGTCATGGGCTGCCTTTCTACTCATTATGGTATTACAATCTCGTTTGACTCGGCACCGTTTGACTCGACGGTTATTCAG CGAATGAGGGTTGACCGTCTGACGACAGCGGTGCGCACTGTCAAGATTTTAGCTATTCTTATGCATTCTCTTAGTCTTGATGCTGTTCTTGGCTtgatgagatgctttccgtgcttgGAAAAGTTGTACATTGAG tCAAGTGGACCAGGGATTAGCAACTTACGGCGTCGTAAACACCGGACTCTTATAAGATCACTTGACATCCCTCTGAAGACCATCGTATGGAATTATTATCGGGGAATTAAGTCACATGTTGACTTGGCCACATTTTTTGTACTAAACGCTCGCGTGCTAGAATTAATGACTTTTGAGGTTAATGTTGAAGATTTCAACGAGGAGTTTTTTGcacaacatcataagaagcttcaGGTGGATAGTAGGGCCTCAAGAGGTGCTCGGATTCGTTTTACTACCGATTGGTGCTATAATTACCATATGAAGCTTAGTGTCCATGATTTGGGTCGAGCTGACCCCTTTGAAAGGACACACCCTTTGCAAGGAGATACCACTTTTGAGCTTTGCTAA
- the LOC119349386 gene encoding thymidine kinase-like: MRSISSAMRSLLLSAPSSPAFLPRSTALRPLLSLPFRPDLSRPRPLGPPARSLSKKAAMTAAAAAAKARIDGRGSAMEAREAQSGEIHVIVGPMFAGKTTALLRRVQAEAGTGRTVALIKSDKDNRYGLDSVVTHDGTKMACWALPELSTFQDKLGREAYDKVDVIGIDEAQFFDDLHDFCSKAADHDGKIIVVAGLDGDYKRNKFGSVLDIIPLANSVTKLTARCELCDRRASFTLRKTQETRTELIGGADVYMPVCRQHYLDGQIVIEATRIVMDIERSTEVARC; this comes from the exons ATGCGCTCCATTTCTTCCGCCATGAGGTCGCTCCTCCTCTCCGccccctcctcccccgccttcctGCCCCGCTCCACCGCCCTCCGCCCGCTCCTCTCGCTCCCTTTCCGGCCGGATCTTTCCCGCCCCAGGCCCCTCGGCCCTCCGGCCAGGTCGCTCTCTAAGAAggcggcgatgacggcggcggcggcggcggccaaggcccggatAGACGGCCGTGGTTCGGCGATGGAGGCCCGGGAAGCGCAGTCCGGCGAGATTCACGTCATCGTCGGCCCCATGTTCGCTGGCAAGACCACCGCGCTTCTCCGCCGCGTCCAGGCCGAGGCCGGCACCGGCAG GACTGTGGCACTCATAAAGTCTGACAAAGACAATCGATATGGATTGGATTCTGTTGTGACCCATGATGGCACAAAGATGGCATGCTGGGCTCTACCAGAGCTTTCAACTTTCCAAGATAAATTAGGGAGAGAGGCTTATGATAAG GTAGATGTCATAGGTATCGATGAAGCCCAGTTCTTCGATGATCTTCATGATTTTTgcagcaaagctgctgatcatgatggaaaaatcattgtggttgcaGGGCTAGATGGTGATTACAAAAG gaacaagtttggctcagtgctggACATCATTCCCCTGGCCAACTCGGTCACCAAGCTGACAGCACGGTGTGAGTTGTGCGATCGCCGGGCGTCCTTCACACTGAGGAAGACACAGGAAACCAGGACCGAACTCATTGGTGGAGCCGATGTGTATATGCCTGTGTGCAGGCAGCACTACCTGGACGGGCAGATTGTCATCGAGGCCACAAGGATTGTCATGGATATTGAAAGATCCACGGAAGTAGCTCGCTGCTAG